From one Desulfurobacterium thermolithotrophum DSM 11699 genomic stretch:
- a CDS encoding HD domain-containing phosphohydrolase → MLKNTDKYWILSVLSLLISGLVTTLSYFSTMSIAKDYFLKDSIKNAQNYIEVVATSIGSSKKKKELKEILERAPYIEKVSFSSTNPIGKFQLKKELLFPDGTSEITVTLNKKEISRKAKSLTQLIAVIVFFISTFFQIVLLLLIRKLYLSPLKEIKRDIKDIYEGKLKKLSEKGSDEFGRIRKSINKMIDSIKEKDTRADIISQFISLLTVGKGFNDEFVSLMRKVLEITETDGIIIGIIQDNENINLKTITKSDKFELEKKLNELEGIEPYILELEKEVETTKKDILSEKEKELGIQYVFGLPMKVFSHKLGFCLFFKESPKALPQEDKNYIRNIAKSIAISVETRKLISELQEKLKKEEKLTETIIKTLVRGIEIRDSYTRGHSERVAFYSKRIAEEINLSKEKINNIYMAAILHDIGKIGIPDSILLKPSKLTDKEYEIIKLHPILSYELLKHIELLEGALDGIRYHHERWNGSGYPKGLKEKEIPIEARIIAIADSFDAMTSNRIYRKAIDKKKAIKEIKEKAGIFYDPEIVEVALPILMYEEPVGLTEEYLDLSIIREIEERRLDYFLRDSLTGVFNRNALEYVYNLMKDKKEAFSVYVVDIAKLREINISQGWKKGDEILKRVVSMIEEKFKPSYIVRYAGDNFVFFINETVEEPVVRKRIEEIEKELDIQLSFVELHNVENIEDLKKELTRIEL, encoded by the coding sequence ATGTTAAAAAATACTGATAAATATTGGATTTTATCAGTTCTATCGTTACTAATATCAGGACTGGTAACTACTCTCAGTTACTTTTCAACAATGTCAATAGCAAAAGACTATTTCTTAAAGGATAGTATTAAGAATGCTCAAAACTACATAGAAGTAGTTGCTACATCAATAGGTTCTTCAAAGAAAAAGAAAGAGTTAAAAGAGATTCTAGAAAGAGCTCCATATATAGAAAAAGTTTCTTTTTCGTCTACAAATCCCATTGGAAAGTTTCAGCTAAAAAAAGAACTTTTGTTTCCCGATGGAACTTCAGAAATTACTGTTACATTAAATAAAAAAGAAATATCAAGAAAGGCAAAATCTTTAACTCAGTTAATAGCAGTAATCGTTTTCTTTATTTCTACTTTCTTTCAAATTGTTTTACTTCTTTTGATAAGAAAGCTTTATTTATCTCCTCTAAAAGAAATAAAAAGAGATATTAAAGACATTTATGAAGGTAAACTAAAAAAACTTTCTGAAAAAGGAAGTGATGAATTTGGAAGAATAAGAAAAAGCATAAATAAAATGATCGACAGTATTAAAGAAAAAGATACTAGAGCAGATATAATATCTCAGTTTATTTCTCTTTTAACAGTGGGAAAAGGATTTAATGATGAATTTGTTTCTCTTATGAGAAAAGTATTGGAAATAACAGAAACTGATGGCATAATAATAGGAATTATTCAAGATAACGAAAATATAAACTTAAAAACTATTACCAAAAGCGATAAGTTCGAATTAGAGAAAAAATTAAATGAGCTAGAAGGAATAGAACCTTATATTCTTGAATTAGAAAAAGAAGTAGAAACTACAAAAAAAGATATTTTATCAGAAAAAGAAAAAGAATTAGGTATTCAGTATGTTTTTGGGTTACCAATGAAAGTATTCTCTCATAAACTCGGTTTTTGTCTCTTTTTTAAAGAAAGTCCTAAAGCTCTTCCTCAGGAAGATAAGAACTATATAAGAAATATAGCAAAATCTATAGCAATTTCTGTAGAAACAAGGAAGTTAATATCAGAATTACAAGAAAAATTAAAGAAAGAAGAAAAACTAACAGAAACTATAATTAAGACACTTGTACGAGGTATTGAAATTAGAGACTCCTATACACGAGGACATTCTGAAAGAGTAGCTTTTTATTCAAAACGCATTGCCGAAGAAATAAATCTTTCAAAAGAAAAAATCAACAATATATATATGGCTGCTATACTCCATGATATCGGTAAAATAGGAATACCAGATAGCATTCTTCTAAAACCTTCAAAGTTAACAGATAAAGAATACGAGATAATCAAGTTACACCCTATCCTCAGTTATGAGTTACTTAAACATATAGAACTTTTAGAAGGAGCTCTTGATGGAATTAGGTACCACCACGAAAGATGGAACGGAAGTGGTTATCCAAAAGGATTGAAAGAAAAAGAAATACCTATTGAGGCTAGAATTATAGCAATTGCTGATTCATTTGATGCCATGACCAGCAACAGAATTTATAGAAAAGCTATTGATAAAAAGAAGGCTATAAAAGAAATTAAAGAAAAAGCAGGAATTTTCTACGATCCTGAAATTGTAGAAGTAGCTTTACCTATACTTATGTATGAAGAACCAGTAGGACTAACAGAAGAGTATTTAGATTTATCTATAATTCGAGAAATAGAAGAAAGGAGGCTAGACTACTTCCTTAGAGATTCTCTAACTGGTGTCTTTAATAGGAATGCTCTTGAGTATGTTTACAATCTCATGAAAGATAAAAAAGAAGCATTTTCTGTCTACGTAGTAGATATTGCTAAGCTGAGAGAAATAAATATTTCCCAAGGTTGGAAAAAAGGTGATGAAATCCTTAAGAGAGTCGTTTCTATGATTGAAGAAAAATTTAAGCCAAGCTATATTGTAAGATATGCAGGAGACAACTTTGTATTCTTTATAAATGAAACTGTAGAAGAACCTGTAGTAAGAAAAAGAATAGAAGAGATAGAAAAAGAACTTGACATTCAATTAAGCTTTGTAGAGCTCCATAACGTAGAAAATATAGAAGATCTAAAAAAAGAACTTACAAGAATAGAATTATAA
- a CDS encoding (Fe-S)-binding protein, producing MTEKESKKKILGISDEVIEKCVRCGSCRTVCPVFNVTHEEPSVARGKIFLANMINKGNIKLDKEAAGIFNLCATCLRCAEICPLKVDYEKIIISARALCVEKFGLSPEKKAAVFLFSNRELLKALGKVAAPLTKIFTKSSKSPQNRLFPIDIPKIGKVLLPEIKSTPFNDKDRWYSAKGKEKGKVAFFSGCMLNNFYTETAQNVVKVLNALGYSVFVPRDQYCCGAPAFFAGDLKTFEKMKEKNLKTFQNLNVDFVVTACATCGHILKKEYNEPSFKTKELIEVLFENLEELRKWKFPQKVIVTWHHPCHIVRGQKIPKNYPLDVLKVIENIEFVNLEEADNCCGMGGSFKLSHPEISKEIQLKKVRNIEKTKSNFVLTECPGCVMNIAEGLERINSNIKSLHIADILATCID from the coding sequence ATGACGGAAAAAGAAAGTAAGAAGAAAATACTTGGTATCAGCGACGAAGTTATAGAAAAGTGCGTTCGCTGTGGTTCCTGTAGAACTGTCTGTCCCGTATTTAACGTTACTCACGAAGAACCTTCTGTTGCCAGAGGTAAAATTTTCCTTGCCAACATGATAAATAAAGGGAATATCAAACTTGACAAAGAAGCTGCTGGAATTTTTAATCTCTGTGCAACTTGTCTTAGATGTGCTGAAATTTGTCCTTTGAAAGTTGACTATGAAAAAATAATTATTTCTGCAAGAGCTCTCTGTGTGGAAAAGTTTGGTTTGTCACCTGAAAAAAAAGCAGCTGTTTTTCTATTTTCAAACAGAGAATTACTCAAAGCACTTGGAAAAGTTGCAGCACCACTAACAAAGATTTTTACCAAGAGTTCCAAAAGTCCTCAAAATAGACTCTTTCCAATAGATATTCCTAAAATTGGAAAAGTTCTTCTTCCTGAAATAAAATCAACGCCTTTTAACGATAAAGATAGATGGTACAGTGCAAAGGGAAAAGAAAAAGGAAAAGTAGCCTTTTTTTCAGGTTGCATGCTTAATAATTTTTATACTGAAACTGCCCAAAACGTCGTAAAAGTTTTAAATGCCCTTGGATACTCTGTTTTTGTTCCTCGTGATCAATATTGCTGTGGAGCTCCAGCATTTTTTGCAGGAGATCTTAAAACCTTTGAAAAAATGAAGGAAAAAAACCTTAAAACATTCCAAAACTTAAACGTTGATTTTGTAGTAACAGCTTGTGCCACTTGTGGACACATTCTGAAAAAAGAATACAATGAACCAAGCTTCAAAACAAAAGAATTAATAGAAGTACTTTTTGAAAATCTTGAAGAATTAAGAAAGTGGAAGTTTCCGCAAAAAGTAATAGTTACATGGCATCATCCATGTCACATTGTTAGGGGACAGAAAATTCCAAAAAATTATCCGTTAGATGTTTTAAAGGTCATTGAAAACATCGAATTTGTAAATCTAGAAGAGGCAGACAATTGCTGTGGAATGGGAGGTTCATTCAAGCTTTCTCATCCAGAAATTTCAAAAGAAATTCAACTTAAAAAAGTAAGAAATATAGAAAAGACAAAAAGTAATTTTGTTCTTACTGAATGTCCTGGATGTGTCATGAATATTGCTGAAGGATTAGAAAGGATTAATTCCAATATTAAGTCTTTACACATTGCTGACATTTTAGCAACATGTATAGATTGA
- a CDS encoding dihydroorotate dehydrogenase electron transfer subunit — protein MEFVFRIVENKRVTGKDYLLTVEVDKNIVEKIKPGQFAMVQVRDKRQLDPLLRRPLGIFNVERNEVSFLYRVYGRGTELLTEVKEEISILLPLGNYFEDDSEKYLFIAGGIGIGGLFYTARLFSEKGREVKFLYGERNRENLSGLEFLKKYNIDFEVYTEDGSYGKKGLVTADLERYRDYKWLACGPTPMLKAIKELAEKLDVNCLLSLDRRMACGVGACLGCTVKTTKGYQRCCVEGPIFNSKIVLFD, from the coding sequence ATGGAGTTCGTATTTAGAATAGTTGAAAATAAACGTGTTACTGGTAAAGATTATCTTCTAACTGTTGAAGTTGACAAAAATATTGTGGAGAAAATAAAGCCTGGTCAGTTTGCTATGGTTCAGGTAAGGGACAAAAGGCAACTTGATCCTCTTCTAAGAAGACCCCTAGGAATCTTTAATGTTGAAAGGAACGAAGTTTCTTTCTTGTATAGAGTATATGGAAGAGGAACAGAACTTCTCACAGAAGTTAAAGAAGAGATTTCTATTCTCCTTCCACTTGGAAATTACTTTGAAGACGATAGTGAAAAATATCTTTTCATTGCAGGTGGAATTGGTATCGGAGGATTATTTTACACTGCAAGGCTCTTTTCAGAAAAAGGAAGAGAAGTTAAGTTTCTCTATGGAGAAAGAAATAGAGAAAACCTATCAGGACTTGAATTCTTGAAAAAATACAACATCGACTTTGAGGTCTATACCGAAGATGGAAGCTATGGAAAAAAAGGACTTGTAACTGCCGATCTTGAAAGGTATAGAGATTATAAATGGCTTGCCTGTGGACCAACTCCAATGCTTAAAGCTATCAAGGAGTTAGCTGAAAAACTTGATGTCAATTGTCTTCTTTCTCTTGATAGAAGAATGGCCTGTGGAGTTGGTGCTTGCCTTGGTTGTACTGTAAAAACAACCAAAGGCTACCAAAGGTGTTGTGTAGAAGGTCCTATATTTAACTCTAAGATAGTTTTATTTGACTAG
- the rpoZ gene encoding DNA-directed RNA polymerase subunit omega, translating into MAKRIPLEPVVEKVGNYYETVHVAAKRARHLYTVDSYTFEKDEKGEEHKKTVIALMEISEGKICPKRD; encoded by the coding sequence ATGGCTAAAAGAATTCCTCTAGAACCGGTTGTTGAAAAAGTAGGGAATTACTATGAAACTGTTCACGTAGCAGCAAAAAGAGCAAGACATCTTTACACTGTTGATTCATACACTTTCGAAAAAGACGAAAAAGGAGAAGAACACAAAAAAACTGTTATTGCTCTTATGGAAATATCAGAAGGAAAAATCTGTCCAAAGAGAGATTAA
- the gmk gene encoding guanylate kinase, which translates to MSENLKGLLIVISAPSGTGKTTLSHKLLKTFPSMEFSVSYTTRKPRKGEVNGRDYFFVDKETFESMIKEGDFLEWAEVYGNLYGTSKSQVMKALEKGKDILLDIDTQGALQVKKNFPEAVLIFILPPSLRELEKRLRKRGTDDEETIKKRLRIAREEIKKAFFYDYLLINDDLEVAFEKLRSIITAEKCQVKRLKSQVEKVVKDKEIVLLLKEAENG; encoded by the coding sequence TTGTCGGAGAACTTGAAAGGACTTCTCATAGTTATATCTGCTCCTTCAGGCACAGGAAAGACAACACTAAGCCATAAACTTTTGAAAACTTTTCCAAGTATGGAGTTTTCTGTTTCGTATACAACAAGAAAGCCAAGAAAAGGTGAAGTTAATGGAAGGGACTACTTCTTTGTTGATAAGGAAACTTTTGAAAGTATGATAAAAGAAGGAGACTTCTTAGAATGGGCTGAAGTTTACGGAAATCTTTATGGAACTTCAAAAAGTCAGGTTATGAAAGCTCTTGAGAAAGGAAAAGACATTCTTCTTGATATAGATACCCAAGGAGCTCTTCAGGTAAAAAAGAACTTTCCAGAAGCTGTTCTAATTTTCATTTTACCACCTTCTTTAAGAGAACTGGAAAAAAGACTAAGGAAAAGAGGAACTGACGATGAAGAAACAATAAAGAAAAGATTAAGAATTGCAAGAGAAGAAATTAAGAAAGCATTCTTTTATGATTATCTGCTAATAAATGATGATCTTGAGGTTGCTTTTGAAAAATTAAGGTCTATCATTACGGCTGAAAAGTGTCAGGTTAAAAGACTTAAAAGTCAAGTAGAAAAGGTAGTAAAAGATAAGGAAATAGTATTGCTTTTAAAGGAGGCTGAAAATGGCTAA
- a CDS encoding YicC/YloC family endoribonuclease encodes MTGFGKCTKANEEIEVSVEIRTLNGKSLRVRYSLPRAFNPFLNEINNIIRDYIKRGEVDLHIRYRLSPNTTVPVTINYKEALKYIQASDRIGALSGRKIEVSLRDLLSIPDLFMKEEIDLTSHSEILFEALKGALEEVEEARRKEGEKLKAYCEERLKVIEEVLKELQSQIKDIEKRLFERLKEKVEKLLSIEEFSEDFQKRIELEVALLAEKQDVSEEISRLHTHIARFRELLEFNEPVGKTLDFLCQEIHREINTLGNKIKEVDITEPVLKIKTEVAKLKEQVQNIE; translated from the coding sequence ATGACAGGATTTGGTAAGTGCACAAAAGCAAATGAAGAAATAGAGGTTTCAGTAGAAATCAGAACACTAAACGGAAAGTCGCTAAGGGTCAGATACTCTTTACCAAGAGCCTTTAATCCTTTTTTAAATGAAATTAACAACATTATTAGGGATTACATTAAAAGAGGAGAAGTAGATCTTCATATTCGCTATAGACTTTCTCCTAATACTACAGTCCCTGTGACGATAAACTACAAGGAAGCATTAAAATACATTCAAGCTTCTGACAGAATTGGCGCTCTTTCTGGAAGAAAGATAGAAGTTTCTTTAAGAGATCTTTTATCAATTCCAGACCTATTTATGAAAGAAGAAATTGATCTTACTTCTCATAGTGAAATCCTTTTTGAAGCCTTAAAAGGAGCTCTTGAAGAAGTTGAAGAAGCAAGAAGAAAAGAAGGAGAAAAACTTAAAGCCTACTGTGAAGAAAGACTTAAGGTTATAGAAGAAGTCTTAAAAGAGCTCCAATCACAAATAAAAGACATAGAAAAAAGGCTTTTTGAAAGATTAAAAGAAAAAGTTGAAAAACTTTTATCTATAGAAGAATTTTCTGAAGATTTTCAAAAAAGAATTGAACTTGAAGTGGCTCTTCTTGCAGAAAAGCAGGATGTTTCAGAAGAAATATCAAGGTTACACACTCATATTGCAAGATTTAGAGAACTTTTAGAATTTAATGAACCTGTAGGAAAAACCTTAGATTTTCTCTGTCAGGAAATACATAGAGAAATAAATACTCTTGGAAATAAAATAAAAGAAGTAGACATCACAGAGCCTGTGCTAAAGATAAAAACGGAAGTAGCAAAGTTGAAAGAACAAGTCCAAAACATTGAGTAA
- a CDS encoding peptidylprolyl isomerase: protein MLSKIRKNMRAFSLPLWIVAASFVGTIFLVWGKGSLTGPSGSEVATVNGEPIDLIEFNREYNQLTNQLQQQFGENYRKLFPDKEIKIAALQRLINRKLVLEEAKKEGIQVSDWAVAKRIRSFPFLQKDGKFSEELYKEFLKANRLSPKVFEDKIREDLLIEKIMAVIDKAPSVTTFELQNLYRKTFGKREFKYKLFLKKDYKPSISEKELREFYRENISQFKEKTGKKYFLIKIPKSQKDSEGLARKVYNLAKLGKVEKLNDFHPQQVNDKKLISEKFKDKNFGFYSDESNYYVFFKKEGEKAKPFETVKKDIEKTLKEKKAVELAKKSAEEFLKKGLEPKEKTKPLDRDQFFEMFKPINPQEIENIFSSKKGKRFLLVLTNGYGIFEPITDLKVEKMEKEKIEKLKQFILDAKKQSDYQNFLNLLRQKANIKVNEKFFK from the coding sequence ATGCTTTCAAAGATAAGGAAAAACATGAGAGCTTTTAGCCTTCCCTTATGGATAGTGGCTGCTTCCTTTGTTGGTACTATTTTTCTTGTTTGGGGAAAAGGTTCGCTAACAGGACCTTCTGGAAGCGAAGTAGCAACAGTCAATGGAGAACCAATAGACCTTATAGAATTTAATAGGGAATATAACCAACTAACTAACCAACTTCAACAGCAGTTTGGAGAAAATTATAGAAAGCTCTTTCCCGATAAAGAAATAAAAATTGCCGCTCTTCAAAGGTTGATAAACAGAAAACTTGTACTCGAAGAGGCAAAAAAAGAAGGAATACAGGTAAGTGACTGGGCAGTTGCAAAAAGAATAAGATCGTTTCCGTTCTTGCAAAAGGATGGAAAATTTTCTGAAGAACTCTACAAAGAGTTTTTAAAAGCAAATAGACTCTCTCCTAAAGTTTTTGAAGATAAAATAAGAGAAGATCTTTTAATTGAAAAGATTATGGCTGTTATTGATAAAGCTCCTTCAGTAACTACTTTTGAACTTCAAAATCTTTATAGAAAGACCTTTGGAAAAAGAGAATTTAAGTACAAACTCTTTCTAAAAAAAGATTATAAACCTTCCATTTCAGAGAAGGAATTAAGAGAATTTTATAGAGAAAATATCAGTCAATTCAAGGAAAAAACTGGTAAAAAATACTTTCTTATAAAAATTCCTAAGAGCCAAAAAGATTCTGAAGGACTAGCAAGAAAGGTATATAATCTTGCAAAATTAGGAAAAGTAGAAAAACTAAACGATTTTCATCCCCAACAGGTAAACGATAAAAAACTTATTTCTGAAAAATTCAAAGATAAAAATTTTGGTTTTTATAGCGACGAAAGTAACTATTATGTCTTCTTTAAAAAAGAAGGAGAAAAGGCTAAACCATTTGAAACGGTTAAAAAAGACATAGAAAAAACTCTTAAAGAGAAAAAAGCTGTTGAACTAGCAAAGAAGTCTGCCGAAGAATTTTTAAAGAAAGGGCTTGAACCTAAGGAAAAAACCAAACCTTTAGATAGAGATCAATTCTTTGAGATGTTTAAACCTATTAACCCTCAAGAAATCGAAAATATTTTCAGTAGTAAAAAAGGAAAAAGATTTTTACTAGTTCTTACAAACGGTTATGGAATTTTTGAGCCTATTACTGACTTAAAAGTTGAAAAGATGGAAAAGGAAAAAATAGAAAAACTTAAACAGTTTATATTGGATGCCAAGAAACAAAGTGATTACCAAAACTTTTTAAATCTTTTAAGACAGAAAGCAAACATCAAGGTAAATGAGAAGTTTTTCAAGTAG
- a CDS encoding tetratricopeptide repeat protein, giving the protein MKKSFKESRLEVKSILKKAENLIKSKNFKKAVEELEKYKSSIRNVDFYLLLAEAYEGLGNKEKAETYFEEARFLDTELRSKEKLKRGVSFVASKNFRAAEKELLESVRLNPFEKDAYLELYRLYREMGNYKGMVRALENLITIDPYSVFPYLELSRIYGIRRQFKKAEQVLISGISVVDSPELRFELGKLYADMGKLEEAKEELSKACRMDFKNIEYRQKLAEVMVNNEEYEDALKVVMSTLELYPDAVYVIQSAAALYDLLGKEEIAEYYYRLAISKSEGFVKEDAKKLFVEFLIEKGKFDQAEEILKELIESTDNVWILIDSFSELAILLIDQERFRDIAELGSFVLKNPELSEEEYCEIAEIVADALFEEGDYEEAIEYYREIINYSKDEKLIKRAYNKLKEVEEIESLERMLKLS; this is encoded by the coding sequence GTGAAGAAGAGCTTTAAGGAAAGTAGATTAGAAGTAAAATCAATTTTAAAAAAAGCTGAAAATCTTATCAAATCAAAAAACTTCAAAAAAGCAGTTGAAGAACTTGAAAAATATAAAAGTAGTATAAGAAATGTAGATTTTTATCTTCTCCTTGCTGAAGCTTATGAAGGTCTTGGAAATAAGGAAAAAGCAGAGACTTACTTTGAGGAAGCAAGATTCTTGGATACAGAACTTCGCTCAAAGGAAAAACTAAAAAGGGGCGTTTCTTTTGTTGCTTCAAAAAACTTTAGAGCTGCAGAAAAAGAGCTTCTTGAGTCTGTGAGATTAAATCCTTTTGAGAAAGATGCTTACTTAGAGCTCTATAGACTTTACAGAGAGATGGGCAATTATAAAGGAATGGTTAGAGCTCTTGAAAATCTTATAACCATAGATCCATATAGTGTTTTTCCTTATCTTGAACTTTCAAGAATTTATGGAATAAGAAGACAGTTCAAAAAGGCTGAACAGGTTCTTATTTCAGGAATTTCAGTAGTAGATTCTCCAGAACTTCGCTTTGAGCTTGGAAAACTTTATGCTGATATGGGTAAGTTGGAAGAAGCAAAGGAAGAACTTTCAAAAGCTTGTAGAATGGACTTTAAAAATATTGAATACAGGCAAAAGCTTGCTGAAGTTATGGTAAATAACGAAGAGTATGAAGATGCTTTAAAAGTTGTAATGTCAACTTTAGAACTTTACCCTGATGCGGTTTATGTTATCCAAAGTGCTGCTGCTCTTTACGATCTTCTTGGAAAGGAGGAGATTGCCGAATATTACTATAGACTTGCAATTTCAAAGTCAGAAGGTTTTGTAAAAGAAGATGCAAAAAAGCTTTTTGTTGAGTTTCTTATTGAAAAAGGAAAGTTTGACCAGGCAGAAGAAATTCTAAAGGAACTAATTGAAAGTACCGATAACGTTTGGATTCTCATAGATTCCTTTTCAGAATTAGCAATTCTTTTGATTGATCAAGAAAGGTTTAGAGATATAGCTGAGTTAGGAAGTTTTGTACTTAAGAATCCTGAGCTTTCAGAAGAAGAATACTGTGAAATTGCTGAAATAGTTGCAGATGCTCTTTTTGAAGAAGGAGATTATGAAGAAGCTATAGAGTATTATAGAGAAATAATAAATTATTCAAAGGACGAAAAACTGATAAAAAGAGCTTATAATAAACTTAAAGAAGTTGAGGAAATAGAATCTTTAGAAAGAATGCTAAAATTATCGTGA
- the rpsO gene encoding 30S ribosomal protein S15 — translation MPVDKDIKQEIVKKYGFHEKDTGSPEVQIAILTERIRNLTEHFKVHKHDNNNKRALQRLVGRRKKLLRYLREKDFNRYQNIVLKLGLRK, via the coding sequence ATGCCAGTAGATAAGGATATTAAGCAAGAAATTGTCAAGAAGTATGGGTTTCACGAAAAGGATACAGGTTCTCCAGAAGTTCAAATTGCAATTCTTACAGAAAGAATTAGAAACTTAACAGAGCACTTTAAAGTTCACAAGCACGACAACAACAACAAGAGAGCTCTTCAAAGACTTGTTGGTAGAAGAAAGAAGCTTCTTAGATATCTTAGGGAAAAGGACTTTAACAGATATCAGAACATTGTTCTAAAGCTTGGTCTTAGAAAGTAA